The Mesorhizobium sp. B2-1-8 genomic interval AATAGACAAGAGCAGCAGAAGGATGGCCGCAAGAAGCTGATGCGGCATCGGTTTCCGCCCGAATTCGATATATCGTTTCATTATCGCTGCCGGTCGTGGACATCTGAGGCCCAGTCGACGGTGACCGGGCAGGCGCTATCCTTGGACCGAGCGCAGGAACCACTCTTTGATCCAGCGCAATGAAGAACCATTTGGAATTGACGTTAATTTGTCCGTCCATCGCGGAGGCGAACATCCATGAGGCGGCTGAACGAAGAACCCAGAGCGCGACCGCGCGATGTCCTTGCACTTCTTGGTCTGGCCATGACCATGGAAGAAGCGTCTGCGCGGCGCTACGTCGAGCTGGCGACGCGTATGGAAAAGCTGGGCGCAATGGAGATGGCGGGCGCTTTCCATGCGCTCATCGAAGAGCAGAGCGACCATATCGAAGAAATCGTCCGCCGTGCCAATCAGTTGACGGGCGCATCGCCGCCGGCACTTGCCGATCCGCGCGGGTTGCCTTCCGAAATCGCCCGATCGTGGGACGAGGCGGAGGCGAGCGCGCTGCTCAGCCCGTACCGGATCCTTGGCGTTGCGGTGGACAACGAGATGCTGGCTTTCGCCTTCTATTCTTATGTCGCAGCGCAAAGCAACGATGCGACAGTCCGGGCGACGGCGGAGTGGCTCGCCGGAAAGGCGCTCGATCACGCGGCAACACTGCGTGCCGAACGGCGTCGCGCCTATCGACGCGAAGGCGCCGGGCGAGCCCGCGACGAGAGGCCGATGCTTGATGCCTCCTCTCTGCCGGAGTTCGCGCGACAGAGTCGACGACTGGAATCGCGTGCCGCAGCCTTCCACCGACGGATTGCTTCACGGCTTACCGCTTTGGGTGAGGATGCGGCGTCGAAAACGGTCGCCGAGGTTGCCGAGCGGGAGAGCGCGGCCGGGGTTGAAGGCGCCAACGAGACTGATGAGGCAGCGACAGTGGACCTAGCGCATGCTGCCACGCCGTCGCCGCTTCTGCGCTCGGCGCTCGGTGAGGCCGAACGGCTGCACCAGGCCTATCTCGACCTCGCCGATCACACGCGCGACGAACAGGTGCTGGTCGCCGCCCAGCAGGCCGCGGATCGAACCATGCAGAGCCTGGCCGCCATCGCAGCGCGGTGGCACCTGTTCCGCTGATGCTGCGGGCACCAATTCTGGAAGCGGGTGCGTTCAAACCTAACTTGGCATCCCGCTCCATCTGTTTGAATAAGCCGCATTTTTTGCAACGTCAGCAAATACCCGCCTGGCTGAAAAAATTCCCGGCGGGGCGTACTATTGACCGATCTGCTTGAACAGATCGTCGAAAACCTTCTTGGCCTTGCCGGCCTGATTGACCGACTCAGCTGCCTTCAGATTGCTGCTTGGATCGCCGACCACGACAAGCGCGACCATGCCCATGCCATAGTGGGGATTGCACTTGACTCCGTAGACGCCGGGCTTGGTGAACGTGACGGTGAGATCCTTGTTCATCTGCCCTTTGAACGGCTCGGCACCTTCCGGCAGCATACCGGGAATCGATTCGACATCGTGCCCCTTGTCCTTGGCGACGAAATGGACCGTGTCGCCGGGCGCTATTTTGAGGAAGGATGGTTCGAGCTGAAACATGCCGTGCTTGCCCATGTTCAACGTGGAGACCTCGAATTCGGCGGCATTCGCAGCGCCGGCCCACGTTAGAACAGCGGCGGCGATGAACGGTATAAGTTTGAACGAGCGCATTTCTTCTGATTCCCTGTTTGATGTGGATAACGAACTTTGCGTGTGGCCGGCTGTCTATCAGCCGTATCCGTCACGAACTTTGCGCCAGGACAAACACGCTCCTGAAAATGTGGCTTCGCCTCGATAGCCAACGACCCTCAAATCGAGCGCAACGGCTTCCCACTCAGTCGTCACCCCGCTCGATGGGGTGCGTTCTGAAGAAACGAAAGAGCGTGTGTGACTTTGGCATATCGCAAAGAAGCGCGGATCGTCGCCGGCTAGAGTGCTTCCAGCAGCACCGAGCAGGAGAACTCCATTGCAAGCCTCAATCCTGGCGAAATACGGCGAGGCACGCCTGCCCCGCTATACCAGCTACCCAACGGCACCGAGTTTCTCCTCGGCGGTCGGCGCCCACGAATATGGAGACTGGCTGGAGAACCTGCCGGCCGGCGATCCGGTATCGCTGTACCTGCACATTCCGTTCTGCCGCTCGATGTGCTGGTATTGCGGTTGCCATACGACGATAACCCGGCAGGACCGCCCGATCCTCGACTATCTCGACGTCCTGCGTGAGGAAATCGAAATGGTAGCCGCTCGGGCTCGCGGCCGCTTGCCGGTGGGGGAAGTGCATTTCGGCGGCGGCACGCCGACCATCATCTCCCCGGCGGAATTCCTCGCGCTGATGGCGCTTATGCGGGAGCACTTCGCGTTCTCCGACACGACCGGGACCGCCGTCGAGATCGATCCACGCGGGCTTACCGCCGAGATGGCCCATGCGCTGGGCGCCGCAGGTGTCAGCCGCGCAAGCCTTGGCGTCCAGAGCTTCGATCCCGTGGTGCAGAAGGCCATCAACCGCATCCAGAGCAAGGCGCAGACCGCCGAGGCCACCGACCGTCTGCGCAGCGCAGGCGTCGGCGGCATCAATTTCGACCTGATTTATGGCCTGCCGCATCAGACGGTGCAGTCTTGCGTCGAGACGGCCAGTGCGGCAATCGCCATGCTTCCGGATCGCCTGGCCGTGTTTGGCTACGCACACATCCCAACGTTCAAGAAGCACCAGCGGATGATCGATGAAACCAGTCTGCCCGATACCGCGGCACGCAACGAACAGGCTAGAGCGATCGCCGAGACGCTGGTCGCGGCAGGCTACAGGCAAATCGGCCTCGACCACTTCGCGCTGCCTGGAGACGATCTCGTCCAGGCGCAGGAAGCGGGAAGGCTGAGACGCAATTTCCAAGGCTACACCACGGACAATTGCGACACGCTGATCGGCTTCGGCGCTTCGGCAATCGGCCGCACGAAGAACGGCTATGTGCAGAACGAGGTGGCACCGGGCCTCTACGCCCAACAGATCGCCTCCGGACGTCTGGCGACCACCAAGGGTTACCGCTTGACCGAAGAGGACAGGGTCCGTGGCGAGATCATAGAACGACTGATGTGCGATTTCAGCGCCGACATTGCGGCAATCCGCAACGCTCACGGCTTTGAGCCGTCGCGACTTCTCGGCAGCAAGGAGAAGCTGGCGGAACTCGAGCGCGACGGCGTGCTCGACGTTCGGGATAGCGTGGTCCACGTCAACCAGGAGTATCGCTTCGTCGTCAGGGCGGTCGCTGCGGTCTTCGATGCCTATCTTGACCAGTCCAAATGCGCACACGGCAAGGCAGCATAACGCGCGGGAAGGCGATCGAAACTGCCTGAAAACCTGCAATTCGCGACAGCAGGCCGCATCGACACAAGGTTCCGCGATGACCACAGAACCAGCCGTCGTTCAGAGGTGTGCAAACTCACCCTGAGTTCGTCGATCGAGAGGGACGAGCCGGCAACGAATGCCAGCTCTCCCATCCGGCGATCGGCGACCACGAGCGAGCCGGCAACGAGCAGCAGACTTCTTTCTCTACACGAAAGCCATCACGACCACGCCACCCAGGACAATTAGGGCGAGCCCAGCGATAAGCATGGGCAGCAACGTGTTGTCCGCCTTTGCGCCGCTCGCTGCTTCGGTGCTGAACACAAGGCTTGGCCATTCTTCGATCACTTCTTCACTCTCGGCATCTATTTTCATTTTCGCCTCATTTCGCGCTCTCGCCTGCCTGGCGTCGCAACGGCAGCGGGGCCACTCGTCGCTCGAAGAGCGCCTCGCGTCGCGTGGACATCTTCCGTCTTCAACCTCGATCGACGTCGATGGAGAGAAGGTGCGGGACATCAAGCGTCTAGTCTTTGCGCTGGCGCAAATTGAACCGAGATAGTTCAGAGCGCGAGGCAGATCACAGAACTCCCGGGGGTGGGAGCGTCACGAAGCAGCAACGCCGCCTGAAAGCTCACGTGGGCTCTGTCGCTGGCGGTGGGTGCCCGCGTGCCGAGGGGAGCGGCCGGCATGGCGGCGCTAGAGCTGGATTTCAGCCTGTCGAAGACCGGGAACCGGGCAGCGTCCATGCCTGCTGGCCAGAACTCCGCCAGCGTGGCCGGAGATCCCAGGAGGATGTCACTGCGTGGCCTCCTTCACTATCTCTGGCACGAGGCCGAATTGACGGTCTGGACATCCAGATGGGCCGGCAAGCGAGATTGGTGGAACGTCCGCTGGCACCTCATCGAGGCGGCCGGGCAAATGACAGTGAGAGGCGGAGCGCTTTCGGACATCCTGTTCGTCCCCGAGCCGTTCCGGGCCGAGAACAAGGAAGCGATCGAACAGCGTCGCAACGCGGTTCTTGGTACAGCACTTCCGCCAAAATCCGGACCGCGGAAGTTGCTGCTCCTCGTAGGTGAGGTGAAGGAGATCGTGTCTGCTCGATCGGGTCAGAAACTTGTCGTCAGGCCTTCATCATGGACGACGCAATGCATCGGCGTTTGCAGGCACGCTTCGAGAGAGAATTGTCGCTGTGGGGAGCGGAGGCGAGCTCACATCTCATGGCTATCGCGACGTTCGGACTGAATTCGGCCGGCCTCGCCATTGTCGAGGAGATCGCGTTGATGGTCGTGTCCGAGAACTGGATTCCTTACGAGACGGTCCCTGAAAAGTGGCTCATCGACGCGCTTGCCCGTCTTCGTGAGAAGAGCGTGAAGGGATTGCGCTACGACCTGCAACCCGACCTGCCGATTGCCAACGCCTTGCTTCAGAACAGGCAGGAGCCGATCGCGCTCTTTGTAGTTCCAGCCGGAGCGG includes:
- the hemN gene encoding oxygen-independent coproporphyrinogen III oxidase; translation: MQASILAKYGEARLPRYTSYPTAPSFSSAVGAHEYGDWLENLPAGDPVSLYLHIPFCRSMCWYCGCHTTITRQDRPILDYLDVLREEIEMVAARARGRLPVGEVHFGGGTPTIISPAEFLALMALMREHFAFSDTTGTAVEIDPRGLTAEMAHALGAAGVSRASLGVQSFDPVVQKAINRIQSKAQTAEATDRLRSAGVGGINFDLIYGLPHQTVQSCVETASAAIAMLPDRLAVFGYAHIPTFKKHQRMIDETSLPDTAARNEQARAIAETLVAAGYRQIGLDHFALPGDDLVQAQEAGRLRRNFQGYTTDNCDTLIGFGASAIGRTKNGYVQNEVAPGLYAQQIASGRLATTKGYRLTEEDRVRGEIIERLMCDFSADIAAIRNAHGFEPSRLLGSKEKLAELERDGVLDVRDSVVHVNQEYRFVVRAVAAVFDAYLDQSKCAHGKAA
- a CDS encoding ferritin-like domain-containing protein — protein: MRRLNEEPRARPRDVLALLGLAMTMEEASARRYVELATRMEKLGAMEMAGAFHALIEEQSDHIEEIVRRANQLTGASPPALADPRGLPSEIARSWDEAEASALLSPYRILGVAVDNEMLAFAFYSYVAAQSNDATVRATAEWLAGKALDHAATLRAERRRAYRREGAGRARDERPMLDASSLPEFARQSRRLESRAAAFHRRIASRLTALGEDAASKTVAEVAERESAAGVEGANETDEAATVDLAHAATPSPLLRSALGEAERLHQAYLDLADHTRDEQVLVAAQQAADRTMQSLAAIAARWHLFR
- a CDS encoding pseudoazurin; translation: MRSFKLIPFIAAAVLTWAGAANAAEFEVSTLNMGKHGMFQLEPSFLKIAPGDTVHFVAKDKGHDVESIPGMLPEGAEPFKGQMNKDLTVTFTKPGVYGVKCNPHYGMGMVALVVVGDPSSNLKAAESVNQAGKAKKVFDDLFKQIGQ